In Edaphobacter dinghuensis, a genomic segment contains:
- a CDS encoding hydroxymethylglutaryl-CoA lyase — protein sequence MKDLAMSNLVKLIECPRDAWQALPVHMPAEVKADYLRLLVAAGFKHIDAVSFVSSAAVPQMADSEKVLEFLAPPEDVEIIGIVMNVKGAERAIKSAAVQTLGFPYSISPGFLQRNQNQTPEESLDALEQIGTLAYKAGMDVVAYISMAFGNPYGDAWSIDEVVDACDLLIDSGVTQISLADTVGMATPKLVADVVADVMAVHDAVEIGVHLHGHYEDARELVRAAYGAGCRRFDTAMGGLGGCPFAQDVLVGNLPTEEVLEELKALGAELPPLLPLDSLLAASSEISRKFGVRVQ from the coding sequence ATGAAAGACTTGGCTATGAGCAATTTGGTGAAGTTGATCGAGTGTCCGCGCGATGCCTGGCAGGCGTTGCCTGTGCATATGCCGGCAGAGGTAAAGGCCGACTATCTACGGTTGTTGGTTGCAGCCGGGTTTAAACATATCGATGCAGTTAGTTTTGTCTCATCTGCGGCCGTGCCGCAGATGGCGGACTCGGAGAAGGTGCTCGAGTTTCTCGCTCCTCCGGAAGATGTGGAGATCATCGGTATTGTGATGAATGTGAAGGGCGCGGAGCGAGCCATCAAGTCGGCGGCAGTGCAGACGCTGGGCTTTCCTTATTCGATCTCACCCGGTTTTTTGCAGCGCAATCAGAACCAGACGCCTGAGGAGTCGCTCGATGCATTAGAGCAGATCGGAACACTGGCGTATAAGGCGGGGATGGACGTGGTGGCTTACATCTCGATGGCGTTTGGCAATCCTTATGGCGATGCATGGAGCATTGACGAAGTGGTCGATGCCTGCGATCTGCTGATCGATAGCGGCGTCACGCAGATATCGCTTGCCGATACGGTAGGCATGGCGACGCCAAAGCTGGTGGCCGACGTGGTAGCCGATGTAATGGCAGTGCACGATGCGGTGGAGATAGGAGTGCATCTTCATGGTCACTACGAAGATGCGCGAGAGCTGGTGCGAGCGGCCTATGGCGCGGGGTGCAGACGCTTTGATACTGCCATGGGTGGCCTGGGAGGATGTCCGTTTGCCCAGGATGTGCTGGTGGGGAATCTTCCTACAGAGGAGGTATTAGAAGAGTTGAAGGCGTTGGGAGCAGAGTTGCCGCCTCTGCTTCCACTGGACAGTTTGCTTGCGGCGAGCTCGGAGATTTCACGTAAATTTGGTGTGCGGGTCCAGTGA
- a CDS encoding enoyl-CoA hydratase/isomerase family protein produces the protein MSYKTILVAEESGIRTITLNRPERRNAMTPKMQEELLAALEEAATGSCRVVVFAGAGAAFCAGLDLSSLQEMNDKPVNEHTEDAERVARLFRMMYELPKPTIASVHGAAIAGGAGLATICDFTLAVHGAKFGYTEVKIGFVPALVAAFLTLQIGDKRARDLLLSGRLFSAEEAHRLGLVNEVVVHPEELHARTYELARCLKSNSPESMASTKRLLAAQNKAWLDTAIAHALAAHAQIRTTYDFREGIASFLEKRKPVWGK, from the coding sequence ATGAGCTACAAGACGATCCTGGTTGCGGAAGAGAGTGGCATTCGGACGATTACGCTAAACAGGCCGGAGCGGCGCAATGCGATGACGCCAAAGATGCAGGAAGAGTTGCTGGCTGCGTTGGAAGAAGCTGCTACGGGAAGCTGTCGTGTGGTTGTGTTTGCAGGTGCAGGAGCGGCCTTCTGTGCGGGGCTCGATCTGAGTTCGCTGCAGGAGATGAACGATAAACCTGTGAACGAGCATACGGAGGACGCAGAGCGTGTGGCGCGGCTCTTTCGCATGATGTATGAGTTGCCCAAGCCGACGATCGCGTCGGTGCATGGAGCGGCCATTGCCGGCGGTGCAGGGCTGGCAACGATCTGCGATTTTACGCTGGCTGTGCACGGTGCAAAGTTCGGTTATACCGAGGTCAAGATCGGCTTTGTCCCGGCTCTGGTGGCAGCGTTTTTGACGCTTCAGATCGGCGATAAACGGGCGCGAGATCTTCTGCTGTCGGGGCGGCTCTTCTCGGCGGAGGAGGCTCATAGGCTTGGTTTGGTGAATGAGGTGGTTGTGCATCCTGAAGAGCTGCATGCGCGCACCTACGAGCTTGCGCGGTGCTTGAAGTCCAATAGCCCTGAATCCATGGCTTCGACTAAGCGGCTATTGGCTGCGCAGAATAAAGCTTGGCTTGATACGGCAATTGCGCATGCATTGGCGGCGCATGCGCAGATCAGAACAACCTACGATTTTCGCGAAGGTATCGCGTCATTTCTGGAGAAGCGGAAGCCGGTCTGGGGCAAATAG
- a CDS encoding acyl-CoA thioesterase, with protein sequence MAEKPSLGETRVRVRYAETDQMGVVYHANYLIWFEVGRVEFIRQLGLDYKSMEREEGCGIAVVDAKVRYRLPARYDDELIVRTQLEAARGAVIRFGYKIVRAVDNVLLCEGETVHVVVGADMKKRALPQKYAERFAAHLIS encoded by the coding sequence ATGGCAGAGAAACCGTCCCTTGGCGAGACTCGTGTGCGCGTGCGCTATGCGGAGACCGACCAGATGGGGGTGGTCTATCACGCGAATTATCTGATCTGGTTTGAGGTAGGGCGCGTAGAGTTTATTCGTCAGCTGGGCCTCGATTACAAATCGATGGAACGTGAGGAAGGCTGTGGTATCGCGGTCGTCGATGCCAAAGTACGATATCGCTTGCCTGCACGTTATGACGACGAGTTGATTGTGCGTACGCAACTGGAGGCGGCTCGGGGAGCGGTGATTCGCTTCGGCTATAAGATTGTGCGCGCAGTGGATAATGTCTTGCTCTGCGAAGGGGAGACGGTGCATGTGGTCGTCGGTGCCGACATGAAAAAGCGAGCTCTTCCGCAGAAATATGCGGAACGTTTTGCGGCGCATCTCATCTCATAA
- a CDS encoding SDR family oxidoreductase, with amino-acid sequence MSETKKVALITGANRGLGLETARKLGQQGITVLVAARDLAKSEATAATLKKEGIDAKAIKLDVNNPADYTAAANTIEKDFGVLDILVNNAGIFLDNRGPNETSTTSEEILRKTFDTNFFAVVGLTQTLLPLLHKSKAGRIVNLSSILGSLTLHATKGSYVYDAKTFAYNASKAALNSFTIHLAHELANTKIKVNSAHPGWVKTEMGGEGAMLEIEDGVKTSVQLATLPDDGPTGGYFHMGETLPW; translated from the coding sequence ATGAGTGAAACGAAAAAAGTTGCGCTGATTACCGGAGCTAACCGGGGTCTCGGGCTGGAGACAGCGCGAAAGCTGGGCCAGCAGGGTATTACCGTTCTGGTCGCTGCTCGCGATCTGGCAAAGAGTGAGGCTACGGCGGCGACTCTGAAGAAAGAAGGCATCGATGCCAAGGCAATTAAGCTGGATGTAAATAATCCAGCGGACTATACAGCGGCCGCCAACACTATCGAAAAAGACTTCGGTGTGCTAGATATCCTGGTCAATAACGCCGGTATCTTTTTGGACAATCGTGGACCGAACGAGACCAGCACGACCTCGGAAGAGATTTTGCGAAAGACCTTCGACACGAACTTCTTCGCCGTCGTAGGTCTGACGCAAACTCTGTTGCCGCTTTTACACAAGAGCAAGGCTGGTCGTATCGTGAATTTGTCCAGCATTCTCGGCTCGTTGACGCTTCATGCCACCAAGGGGTCGTACGTCTATGATGCGAAAACTTTTGCCTATAACGCCTCCAAAGCTGCGTTGAACTCCTTTACGATTCATCTTGCCCACGAGCTTGCGAATACGAAGATCAAGGTGAATTCAGCGCATCCCGGCTGGGTGAAGACGGAGATGGGCGGCGAAGGAGCCATGCTCGAGATTGAGGATGGAGTTAAGACCTCAGTGCAACTGGCGACTCTGCCGGATGACGGTCCTACGGGCGGCTACTTCCATATGGGTGAGACCCTGCCCTGGTAA
- a CDS encoding cobalamin B12-binding domain-containing protein yields MERSAPIRVLVAKPGLDGHDRGAKIIAHALRDAGMEVIYTGLRQTPEMIVAAAIQEDVDCIGLSILSGAHNAIVPRILALLEQQEAKDILVVLGGSIPNQDVEKLKESGVAAIFGPGTPLETTVEFIRSNIKPRGLLTRAGSHPYGSSRP; encoded by the coding sequence ATGGAGCGTTCCGCACCAATTCGTGTTCTGGTAGCTAAACCCGGTCTCGACGGACATGATCGCGGCGCCAAAATTATCGCCCACGCTCTTCGCGATGCCGGCATGGAGGTCATCTACACCGGTCTGCGGCAGACGCCGGAGATGATCGTCGCTGCTGCAATTCAGGAAGACGTAGATTGCATTGGCCTCTCGATCCTCTCGGGCGCACATAACGCCATCGTTCCTCGTATCCTTGCCCTACTCGAACAACAAGAGGCCAAAGATATCCTGGTTGTACTCGGCGGCAGCATCCCCAATCAGGACGTGGAGAAGCTAAAGGAAAGCGGCGTCGCGGCCATCTTCGGGCCGGGAACGCCGCTTGAAACGACTGTCGAATTTATTCGCAGCAACATCAAACCGCGAGGATTGCTTACCAGGGCAGGGTCTCACCCATATGGAAGTAGCCGCCCGTAG
- a CDS encoding glycosyltransferase family 2 protein, which yields MPQTLSVAIITLNEEANLGRTLASVQFADEVIVLDSGSTDRTLEIARSFKNTKVFSEEWKGFASQKNSAIEKCTGTWVLSLDADEELSVELQTEIRVLLLGEPRADAYMLRRRNLFLNRWMRHGGYYPDAKLRLFRHHSANFAPGTRFTERPVHETIAFEGKLDTLHHDLIHHAYPTIESYIEHMDRYSTLGAQIVTQKGTTSRSWLAFYWNIVAVPGFTFVWNYFFRGGILDGREGLLLHLYHSTYTSWKYSKAWQTTRKG from the coding sequence ATGCCGCAAACCCTGTCGGTAGCTATCATCACGCTCAATGAAGAGGCCAACCTTGGCCGAACCCTCGCTAGCGTCCAATTTGCCGACGAAGTCATCGTTCTGGATTCCGGTTCGACCGACAGGACTCTTGAGATAGCCAGATCGTTTAAGAACACGAAGGTCTTCTCCGAAGAGTGGAAGGGATTCGCCTCGCAGAAAAACTCTGCGATTGAGAAGTGCACAGGGACATGGGTTCTCTCGCTCGACGCCGATGAAGAACTTTCTGTTGAGCTGCAGACCGAGATTCGTGTTCTCTTGCTCGGAGAGCCTCGTGCCGACGCCTACATGCTTCGCCGCCGCAATCTATTCCTTAATCGCTGGATGCGACACGGTGGCTACTACCCCGATGCCAAGCTTCGCCTCTTTCGCCACCATTCCGCCAATTTTGCGCCCGGTACGCGATTCACGGAACGCCCCGTGCATGAGACGATCGCGTTTGAAGGTAAACTCGACACTCTCCACCACGACCTGATCCATCATGCCTATCCCACGATTGAAAGCTATATCGAGCATATGGACCGATATAGCACCCTGGGAGCTCAGATCGTAACCCAAAAGGGAACGACGAGCCGCTCATGGCTCGCGTTCTACTGGAACATCGTTGCAGTGCCTGGCTTCACCTTTGTGTGGAACTACTTCTTCCGCGGCGGCATTCTTGATGGCCGTGAGGGCCTGCTGCTGCATCTCTACCACTCCACCTACACCAGTTGGAAGTACTCCAAGGCCTGGCAGACAACACGCAAGGGCTGA
- a CDS encoding LptF/LptG family permease, translating into MRIFTRYILREVTSYALLGGTLFTFVLFMRDLGKILELVVRESASIGQVFLVFAYTLPSAITYTIPMAVLVGILLGLSRLASDSEITAMRASGMGAMSFVRIVSIVAVVALGLGLFNSLYLGPRASAGLLQLGDTLKSSQASFEVQPRVFYEDFRNYVLYIQNVKPAAGAALWDHVFLADLTQPATPHITTAERAIVVAGTPGTADAQTIRLHMIDGGQHETTANNPNQYNIITFSSTDIPIETEAPPDTHLGRVDTPILALPLRELWHRSNQAGVPENLARSYRIEFHKRFSYPFACLVLMLVGVPLGLSSKRGGKSTGFVLTILLVFIYYFLSSVGVAFAKNGKLSPFLGVWGANFIFTGAGIILLYQMSRGNLALGIFSSIGGSINKLYARLISRGGNESIASNLTPDIATTLRRFRRTFRIQFPLLLDDYVMREYAANFALILSSFSALSIIFTFFELIGDIFRNRTPLFTVGEYLLNLIPFILYNVTPLCALVAVLVTFGALSRSSEITAMKATGISLYRIITPVLIVTLMISAGLFAFDELYLPAANRRQEALLSVIKDKPAQTFLRPDRKWISGQTTDSGQPSRIFYYQFFDADKNVFANLSVFEFEPHSFALQRRIFASSARWDPRVNRWIFDDGWQRTFAGETVASYQPFTVATFPEIREQPGYFKKENIPSQEMSYGELSRYISDLKQSGFDTTRLSVQLNRKVAYPLITLVMAILAIPFSLSMGKKGSLTGIATAIGLAIAYWVVAGVFEAMGNVSTLPPLLAAWSPDLLFGIAGTYLLLRSST; encoded by the coding sequence ATGCGCATCTTTACCCGCTACATTCTCCGCGAGGTCACCTCCTACGCTCTGCTGGGCGGAACTCTCTTCACCTTTGTGCTCTTCATGCGCGACCTCGGCAAGATCCTTGAGTTGGTGGTTCGCGAATCGGCTTCCATCGGCCAGGTCTTCCTGGTCTTCGCCTATACACTGCCGAGCGCTATTACTTACACCATTCCGATGGCAGTGCTGGTCGGCATTCTTCTCGGCCTCAGCCGCCTTGCCTCCGACAGCGAGATTACGGCGATGCGTGCCAGCGGCATGGGCGCTATGAGCTTTGTGCGTATCGTCTCCATCGTAGCCGTCGTCGCCCTGGGATTGGGACTGTTCAACTCTCTCTATCTTGGGCCGCGCGCCTCTGCCGGTCTGCTGCAGCTCGGAGATACGCTGAAGTCTTCGCAGGCCTCCTTTGAAGTACAGCCGCGAGTCTTCTATGAAGATTTTCGGAACTATGTTCTCTATATTCAGAATGTGAAGCCCGCCGCCGGAGCCGCGCTCTGGGACCATGTGTTTCTAGCCGATCTCACGCAGCCTGCCACACCACACATCACGACGGCAGAACGTGCTATCGTCGTGGCCGGAACTCCCGGCACCGCTGACGCTCAGACCATCCGCCTGCACATGATCGACGGAGGCCAGCATGAGACCACGGCAAATAATCCGAACCAGTACAACATTATTACGTTTTCTTCGACGGATATTCCTATCGAAACAGAGGCGCCGCCCGACACACACCTGGGCCGTGTCGATACACCGATTCTTGCACTTCCACTGCGTGAGCTTTGGCATCGCAGCAACCAGGCCGGAGTGCCGGAGAACTTAGCACGCAGCTACCGCATCGAGTTTCACAAGCGTTTTTCTTATCCCTTTGCATGCCTGGTGCTGATGCTGGTCGGCGTGCCTCTCGGCCTCTCTTCCAAACGCGGGGGAAAATCGACCGGCTTCGTGCTCACGATTTTGCTGGTCTTTATCTATTACTTCTTGTCGTCGGTGGGAGTGGCCTTCGCCAAGAATGGCAAGCTCTCGCCCTTCCTTGGAGTATGGGGAGCCAACTTTATCTTCACAGGCGCGGGCATCATCCTGCTCTACCAGATGTCTCGTGGAAACCTCGCGCTCGGCATCTTCTCAAGCATTGGCGGTTCGATCAATAAGCTCTATGCGCGGCTGATTTCGCGTGGCGGGAACGAGAGCATAGCAAGCAACCTGACTCCGGATATCGCAACAACTTTGCGGCGGTTTCGTCGAACCTTCCGTATTCAGTTTCCACTGCTGCTCGACGACTATGTCATGCGCGAATACGCTGCCAACTTCGCGCTGATCCTCTCTAGCTTCTCGGCGCTCTCCATCATCTTCACCTTTTTTGAGCTGATCGGCGACATCTTCCGCAATCGCACACCACTGTTTACCGTGGGCGAGTATCTTCTGAACCTCATCCCCTTCATTCTCTACAACGTCACGCCACTCTGCGCGCTGGTCGCGGTGCTGGTCACCTTCGGCGCTCTAAGCCGCAGCTCCGAGATCACGGCGATGAAGGCTACCGGCATCAGCTTGTATCGCATCATTACGCCCGTGCTCATCGTGACGTTGATGATCTCCGCAGGACTGTTCGCTTTTGACGAACTCTATCTGCCTGCTGCCAACCGAAGGCAGGAGGCTCTGCTCTCGGTCATCAAAGACAAGCCCGCCCAGACCTTTCTGCGCCCAGACCGCAAATGGATCTCAGGACAGACGACAGACTCCGGCCAGCCTTCACGGATTTTTTATTATCAGTTCTTCGACGCGGATAAGAACGTCTTCGCGAACTTGAGCGTCTTCGAGTTCGAACCCCACTCCTTCGCGCTGCAACGGCGCATCTTTGCTTCCAGCGCACGATGGGACCCTCGGGTCAATCGTTGGATCTTCGACGATGGTTGGCAGCGCACCTTTGCCGGAGAGACCGTCGCATCGTACCAGCCCTTTACCGTAGCTACGTTCCCTGAGATTCGAGAGCAGCCGGGCTACTTCAAGAAGGAGAATATCCCCTCGCAAGAGATGTCTTACGGAGAACTCTCGCGTTACATCTCCGATCTGAAGCAGAGCGGATTCGATACGACGCGGCTCAGCGTGCAACTAAACCGCAAAGTTGCATACCCACTAATTACTCTGGTGATGGCAATCCTGGCAATTCCCTTCTCGCTTTCCATGGGCAAGAAGGGCAGTCTCACAGGCATAGCCACCGCGATTGGGCTGGCCATCGCCTATTGGGTGGTAGCCGGAGTATTTGAGGCTATGGGCAACGTCAGTACGCTGCCACCTCTGCTCGCAGCATGGTCGCCGGATCTTCTCTTCGGTATTGCGGGTACATATCTGCTGCTCCGCAGCTCTACTTAA
- a CDS encoding acyltransferase family protein: MPFEPVNLKASWRRLDGVDLLRGLAIFFVLMNHVNMRLLGAKVPYTRGLPHQLVFSLVWNGQFGVQMFFVVSGFLITSTTLRRWGTLSAVNVHDFYQLRFARIAPLLFLLLAVLSGLHFAHIKNFVVPAKTGGLGRALLAALAFHVNLLEARRGYLPGNWDVLWSLSVEETFYLFFPLVCRLFGRGKLLITLLLAFVVLGPFGRTVLTHGNEVWQEYSYLGGMDAIALGCLTALTVSRLRFSRLQLWMLSGAGVALLIFSLCFSIRAYLWGLGRNGLNMTILAVGTCMLVAAAAQTQWRSPRVLSPLRKLGQRSYEVYLTHMFVVFALFNLFVRLGKPMRGVPVLFITVIVIAGLLGEAVARFFSDPMNRFLRKRFGDGSDRLGSVVETDSGVQHQRNLVV; this comes from the coding sequence ATGCCATTCGAACCGGTAAATCTGAAAGCAAGCTGGAGACGGCTGGACGGGGTAGATCTACTCCGAGGCCTTGCAATCTTCTTTGTGCTGATGAACCACGTCAACATGCGATTGCTTGGCGCAAAAGTGCCGTATACCAGAGGACTTCCTCATCAGCTTGTATTTTCACTGGTATGGAACGGCCAATTCGGTGTCCAGATGTTTTTTGTGGTCTCCGGTTTTCTCATTACCTCCACGACACTTCGCCGGTGGGGAACGTTGTCGGCTGTCAACGTGCACGATTTTTACCAGCTACGCTTCGCACGAATCGCTCCTCTTCTATTCCTGCTGCTGGCAGTGTTGAGTGGCCTTCACTTCGCACATATCAAGAACTTCGTTGTCCCGGCAAAAACTGGAGGGCTCGGACGAGCGCTGCTTGCGGCGCTCGCCTTTCACGTCAACCTGCTTGAAGCGCGTCGTGGGTATCTCCCGGGCAATTGGGACGTCCTCTGGTCGCTCTCTGTTGAAGAGACGTTCTATCTCTTCTTCCCTTTGGTCTGTCGACTCTTTGGCCGAGGCAAGCTGCTCATCACGCTTCTGCTGGCGTTTGTCGTCCTTGGTCCTTTCGGTCGCACGGTACTTACTCACGGGAACGAGGTTTGGCAAGAGTATTCCTATCTCGGAGGCATGGACGCAATTGCCCTTGGCTGCCTGACGGCACTGACGGTATCGCGGCTGCGCTTCTCTCGACTGCAGCTTTGGATGCTTAGCGGCGCAGGCGTAGCTTTGCTCATCTTTAGCCTCTGCTTTTCCATCCGGGCATACCTCTGGGGGCTTGGCCGCAACGGCCTCAACATGACGATTCTCGCGGTGGGCACCTGTATGCTTGTCGCGGCGGCAGCGCAGACCCAATGGAGAAGCCCACGCGTGCTCAGTCCGCTTCGCAAGCTAGGCCAACGCAGCTATGAGGTTTATCTCACTCACATGTTCGTGGTGTTTGCCCTCTTTAACTTATTTGTCAGGCTCGGCAAGCCGATGCGGGGTGTGCCAGTCCTTTTCATCACTGTCATTGTGATTGCAGGGCTGCTGGGTGAGGCTGTCGCGCGCTTCTTCTCCGACCCAATGAACCGGTTCCTCCGCAAACGTTTTGGCGATGGCTCCGACAGGCTCGGATCCGTCGTTGAGACCGATAGCGGCGTTCAGCATCAAAGGAACCTCGTGGTGTAG
- a CDS encoding ArsR/SmtB family transcription factor, with the protein MPRAATTTDVFNAIAEPRRREIIAVLVDGKEHAVGEVVSTLRLPQPAVSKHLSVLRRVGIVTVSKCGQSRMYRLNPKELKPVHDWVKTYERFWTHQIDKVKERAEQKMMQRIARENQFTEEGE; encoded by the coding sequence ATGCCACGCGCTGCCACTACAACCGATGTCTTCAACGCAATCGCAGAACCCCGACGGCGCGAGATCATCGCCGTACTTGTAGACGGCAAGGAGCACGCAGTCGGCGAGGTCGTTTCGACGCTTCGCCTGCCCCAGCCTGCCGTCTCCAAACACCTGAGTGTGCTGCGCAGGGTTGGCATCGTAACCGTAAGCAAGTGCGGCCAGTCGCGAATGTACCGTCTGAACCCAAAAGAGTTGAAGCCTGTGCACGACTGGGTTAAGACGTATGAGCGCTTCTGGACTCATCAGATTGACAAGGTCAAGGAACGGGCGGAGCAGAAGATGATGCAGCGTATCGCCCGTGAAAACCAATTCACCGAAGAAGGGGAGTAG
- a CDS encoding response regulator transcription factor codes for MTESTATLIVLVEDEEHLAQGLLFNLQAEGYATHHESDGDAALEYLLKTQDKIAAIVLDCMLPGTDGFAIVHALREARRYTPVLMLTARARPLDILEGLEAGADDYLPKPFELSILLMRLKSLLRRAAWQNTPAPAELPPDEYSFNHRTIRFDALELVAPNRTTHLTMMEADLLRYLTDREGQIVPRKDILEQVWRVHEDTDTRAIDNFIVRLRRYIEDDPGSPQHLLTVRGIGYRFVANP; via the coding sequence ATGACAGAATCGACTGCTACACTGATCGTCCTCGTTGAAGATGAAGAGCATCTTGCGCAGGGGCTACTGTTCAATCTTCAAGCGGAAGGCTATGCCACACATCACGAGTCTGATGGCGATGCTGCTCTGGAGTACCTGTTGAAGACGCAGGACAAGATCGCTGCCATCGTGCTGGACTGTATGTTGCCGGGCACGGACGGCTTTGCCATTGTTCATGCTCTGCGCGAGGCCCGGCGATATACGCCAGTGCTGATGCTGACGGCACGCGCTCGTCCACTGGATATTCTTGAGGGACTCGAAGCGGGTGCCGACGATTATCTGCCAAAACCCTTCGAGCTGAGCATCCTGCTGATGCGACTGAAGTCTCTGTTGCGCCGGGCCGCATGGCAAAATACGCCCGCGCCTGCGGAGCTGCCGCCGGACGAATACAGCTTCAACCATCGCACCATTCGCTTCGATGCGCTCGAGTTAGTTGCGCCCAATCGGACAACACATCTGACAATGATGGAAGCAGACCTTCTACGCTACCTCACCGATCGCGAAGGCCAGATTGTGCCGCGCAAGGACATCCTTGAACAGGTGTGGCGTGTTCACGAGGATACCGATACGCGCGCCATCGATAATTTCATTGTGCGTCTTCGCCGCTACATCGAAGACGATCCCGGCAGTCCACAGCATCTTCTTACTGTGCGCGGCATCGGTTATCGATTCGTCGCTAATCCTTAA
- a CDS encoding sensor histidine kinase yields the protein MNITRRRGTIAFFITLGVLLVGLAIALNIGWIILNDRAVAFAVLGVILFSLLIAGVVLNTVFLVREVRRNERQDSFLNAVSHELKTPIASIRLYLETLQRRPVEEEQRQQFYKIMLADSDRLLATVEQVLKAGQLGQRHRQQNRTVIDIETLLEECIQVTLQRHHLAADSIYLEPVSGAVRLQVIGIPEDLRTAIVNVLDNAVKYSPDGVHVRCSLAITRYTWVTLRITDKGMGLPSNEYKRIFRRFYRVPGRSMVKIKGTGLGLFLVRNIARQHGGDVTASSAGTSLGTTITFTLPLAGPEGKPDK from the coding sequence ATGAATATTACCCGACGCCGCGGAACCATCGCCTTCTTCATCACGCTCGGCGTCCTGCTTGTGGGCCTTGCGATTGCGCTGAATATCGGGTGGATCATTCTTAATGACCGCGCGGTCGCATTCGCGGTGCTTGGCGTTATCCTCTTCAGCCTGCTGATCGCGGGAGTTGTCCTCAATACGGTTTTTCTGGTGCGAGAGGTTCGCCGCAACGAGCGGCAGGACTCCTTTTTAAACGCCGTCAGCCACGAGCTAAAGACGCCGATCGCTTCGATCCGCCTTTATCTGGAGACCCTGCAACGCCGCCCCGTCGAAGAAGAGCAGCGGCAACAGTTCTATAAGATCATGCTGGCGGATTCAGATCGGCTGCTGGCCACCGTGGAACAGGTGTTGAAGGCCGGTCAACTGGGCCAGCGCCATCGTCAGCAGAATCGCACCGTCATCGACATCGAAACGCTGCTTGAGGAGTGTATCCAGGTCACGCTGCAGCGGCATCACCTTGCAGCGGATAGCATCTACCTCGAACCGGTGTCGGGCGCCGTACGTCTGCAGGTCATCGGTATTCCAGAGGACCTGCGCACCGCGATCGTCAACGTACTCGACAATGCTGTCAAGTATTCGCCCGATGGCGTGCATGTTCGCTGCTCGCTGGCCATCACACGTTATACGTGGGTCACACTGCGCATCACCGATAAGGGCATGGGCTTGCCCTCCAATGAGTACAAGCGCATCTTCCGCAGGTTTTATCGCGTGCCTGGGCGCTCCATGGTCAAGATCAAGGGAACCGGGTTGGGTCTGTTCCTGGTACGCAACATTGCGCGCCAGCACGGCGGAGATGTTACTGCATCGAGCGCCGGCACGAGCCTTGGCACTACGATCACCTTTACGTTGCCGTTAGCGGGCCCCGAGGGGAAACCGGATAAATGA